A single genomic interval of Cellvibrio sp. PSBB023 harbors:
- the rsmG gene encoding 16S rRNA (guanine(527)-N(7))-methyltransferase RsmG, which produces MSVVLNETQIEQLLAYVREFEKWNKAYNLSAVREIRQMVARHLLDSLSVVPWFTANKKFSAARVIDVGTGGGLPGIPLAIMFPEQQFTLLDSNGKKTRFLFHVKTLLGLTNVTVENRRVEEFQPTQKFNAVISRAFASLQDMTDGCAHLLDKDGIFLAMKGLFPQDELAPIADKIALIESVKLLVAETDGERHLLVLQPQQ; this is translated from the coding sequence ATGTCGGTGGTGCTCAATGAAACGCAGATTGAACAGCTGTTAGCCTATGTGCGCGAATTTGAAAAATGGAACAAAGCCTATAATCTGTCGGCAGTGCGCGAAATCAGGCAGATGGTTGCCCGCCACCTGCTAGACAGTTTAAGTGTGGTGCCCTGGTTTACTGCCAACAAAAAATTTTCCGCTGCGCGGGTAATTGATGTTGGCACCGGTGGCGGACTGCCGGGTATTCCACTGGCAATAATGTTTCCGGAACAGCAATTTACCCTGCTTGACAGCAATGGCAAAAAAACGCGGTTTTTATTCCACGTAAAAACCCTGTTAGGCTTAACCAATGTCACTGTGGAAAATCGCCGGGTGGAAGAATTTCAACCAACGCAGAAATTTAACGCCGTTATCAGCCGGGCTTTTGCCAGTTTGCAAGATATGACTGATGGCTGCGCGCACCTGTTGGACAAAGACGGTATTTTTTTAGCGATGAAAGGTTTATTCCCACAGGATGAACTGGCGCCCATCGCCGATAAAATTGCATTAATCGAAAGTGTAAAACTGTTGGTTGCCGAGACCGATGGCGAACGCCATTTGCTGGTACTGCAACCGCAACAATAA
- the mnmG gene encoding tRNA uridine-5-carboxymethylaminomethyl(34) synthesis enzyme MnmG: MIFPDRFDVIVIGGGHAGTEACLAAARMGCKTLLLSHNIETLGQMSCNPAIGGIGKSHLVKEIDAMGGAMALATDKGGIQFRVLNARKGPAVRATRAQADRILYKAAIRETLENQENLWIFQQAADDLIVENDQVRGVVTQMGLKFMANQVVLTAGTFLGGLIHIGMQNYSGGRAGDPPSIALSKRLRELPLRVDRLKTGTPPRVDARTVNLAVLEKQYGDEPRPVMSVMGNRAMQPQQICCYITHTNEKTHDVIRRNLDRSPMYSGVIEGIGPRYCPSIEDKIHRFADKDSHQVFIEPEGLTTHELYPNGISTSLPFDVQLEIVRSMKGFENAHILRPGYAIEYDYFNPQDLQHSLETKVIGGLFFAGQINGTTGYEEAGAQGLLAGINAALRAQEKAAWCPTRDQAYTGVLVDDLITLGTKEPYRMFTSRAEYRLLLREDNADLRLTEQAREFGLIGDAQWKIFCDKREQIALEQERLRSTWIQAGSAEAEQVEQKIQTKLTREYSLMDLLRRPELSYADVASLKGEAIANEAAAEQVEIEAKYSGYIERQQEDVDRLRAYENTIIPDDFDYSVVDGLSNEVKQKLTAARPQTLARAARISGITPAAISLVLIYLKKRGVLKRLQDDAPEQQAS, from the coding sequence ATGATTTTCCCGGATCGTTTTGATGTGATTGTGATCGGTGGTGGCCATGCCGGTACTGAAGCCTGTCTGGCGGCAGCGCGCATGGGCTGTAAAACCTTATTGCTCTCGCACAACATCGAAACCCTCGGCCAAATGTCCTGTAACCCGGCCATTGGCGGGATTGGCAAAAGCCATCTGGTAAAAGAAATTGATGCCATGGGCGGTGCTATGGCACTGGCAACCGATAAAGGCGGCATCCAATTCCGTGTATTGAACGCGCGCAAAGGCCCCGCTGTGCGTGCGACCCGCGCCCAGGCCGACCGAATCCTCTACAAAGCGGCGATCCGTGAAACCCTGGAAAACCAGGAAAACTTATGGATTTTCCAACAAGCCGCTGATGACCTGATTGTGGAAAATGATCAGGTGCGCGGCGTGGTCACCCAGATGGGCCTGAAATTTATGGCCAACCAGGTGGTGCTCACTGCCGGGACTTTCCTGGGTGGTTTGATCCATATCGGCATGCAAAATTATTCCGGTGGCCGCGCCGGTGATCCGCCGTCGATCGCGTTATCAAAGCGTCTGCGTGAACTGCCGCTGCGCGTTGATCGCTTAAAAACCGGCACCCCGCCGCGCGTTGATGCGCGCACCGTTAATTTGGCTGTGCTGGAAAAACAATACGGCGATGAACCGCGTCCGGTGATGTCGGTGATGGGCAATCGCGCCATGCAGCCGCAACAAATTTGCTGCTACATCACCCACACTAATGAAAAAACCCACGACGTGATTCGTCGCAATCTCGATCGCTCGCCCATGTACTCGGGCGTGATTGAAGGCATCGGCCCGCGCTACTGCCCATCGATCGAAGATAAAATTCACCGCTTCGCGGATAAGGATTCACATCAGGTATTTATTGAGCCGGAAGGGTTGACTACCCACGAGCTTTACCCCAACGGAATTTCCACCAGCTTGCCGTTTGATGTGCAGCTGGAAATCGTGCGCTCGATGAAAGGTTTTGAAAACGCGCACATCCTGCGTCCCGGTTACGCGATTGAATACGATTATTTCAATCCGCAGGATTTGCAGCACAGTCTGGAAACCAAAGTGATCGGCGGTTTATTTTTTGCTGGCCAGATCAATGGCACCACCGGTTACGAAGAAGCCGGCGCACAAGGTTTGCTTGCGGGAATAAACGCGGCGCTGCGCGCGCAAGAAAAAGCGGCCTGGTGCCCAACGCGCGACCAAGCCTACACCGGTGTATTGGTGGACGACTTGATTACCCTTGGCACCAAAGAACCCTACCGCATGTTTACCAGTCGCGCCGAATACCGTTTGTTGTTGCGCGAAGACAATGCTGATTTGCGCCTCACCGAACAAGCGCGCGAATTTGGTTTGATCGGCGATGCACAATGGAAAATTTTCTGCGACAAGCGTGAGCAAATCGCGCTTGAGCAAGAGCGTTTGCGTTCTACCTGGATTCAAGCCGGTTCTGCAGAAGCAGAACAAGTGGAACAAAAAATCCAGACCAAACTCACGCGCGAATACAGTTTGATGGATTTGTTGCGCCGTCCAGAATTGAGCTACGCCGATGTTGCTTCGCTCAAAGGAGAAGCCATCGCCAATGAAGCGGCGGCGGAACAAGTTGAGATCGAAGCAAAATATTCCGGCTATATCGAACGTCAGCAAGAAGATGTAGATCGCCTGCGCGCCTATGAAAATACCATTATCCCGGATGACTTTGATTATTCAGTGGTGGATGGATTATCCAATGAGGTCAAACAAAAATTGACCGCTGCGCGGCCGCAAACCCTGGCGCGCGCGGCGCGTATTTCCGGTATCACACCAGCTGCAATTTCATTGGTGCTGATTTATTTGAAAAAACGCGGCGTGTTAAAACGCTTGCAAGACGATGCGCCTGAACAACAGGCGTCTTAA
- a CDS encoding ParA family protein — protein MTKIYAIANQKGGVGKTTTCVNLAASLVATKKRVLLVDLDPQGNATMGSGVNKNDVEKSIYDVLTERESITDCLVLSESGKYQVLPANGDLTAAEVEMLALDNKERRLQNALHQVRDQFDYILIDCPPSLNMLTLNALTACDGVIIAMQCEYYALEGLSALVGTINQIQKLLNPNLKIEGLLRTMYDPRNSLTNDVSAQLQQHFGDRLYRTCIPRNVRLAEAPSFGMPVLAFDRQSKGAIAYLALAGEILRRNESSGKTAVAAETI, from the coding sequence TTGACCAAGATATACGCCATTGCCAATCAAAAAGGTGGAGTGGGCAAAACCACCACTTGCGTGAATTTAGCTGCATCACTGGTCGCCACCAAAAAGCGTGTCTTGTTGGTGGATCTCGATCCACAGGGCAACGCTACTATGGGCAGTGGTGTTAATAAAAACGACGTGGAAAAATCCATTTACGATGTGCTGACCGAGCGCGAGTCGATTACCGATTGCCTGGTGTTATCGGAAAGCGGCAAATATCAGGTGTTGCCCGCGAATGGCGATTTGACCGCCGCTGAAGTGGAAATGTTGGCACTGGATAACAAAGAGCGCCGGTTGCAAAACGCACTGCATCAAGTGCGCGATCAATTTGATTACATCCTGATCGACTGCCCGCCATCGCTCAACATGCTCACCCTTAACGCGCTGACCGCCTGCGATGGCGTAATCATCGCCATGCAGTGTGAATATTATGCGTTGGAAGGTTTGTCGGCATTGGTTGGCACCATCAACCAAATTCAAAAACTGCTCAACCCGAATTTAAAAATCGAAGGTTTGCTGCGCACCATGTATGATCCGCGCAACAGTTTGACCAACGATGTGTCCGCGCAATTGCAACAGCACTTTGGTGATCGCCTCTATCGCACCTGTATTCCACGCAATGTGCGACTGGCAGAGGCGCCCAGTTTTGGTATGCCGGTATTGGCGTTTGATCGTCAATCCAAAGGCGCAATTGCTTACTTGGCGCTGGCCGGTGAAATTTTGCGTCGCAATGAAAGCTCCGGTAAAACCGCCGTCGCGGCAGAAACGATTTAA
- a CDS encoding ParB/RepB/Spo0J family partition protein, with translation MSTKRKGLGKGLDALLSAGLGVTAPAPEMPLDPAEVDSKLDYRDGKLAHLPVELIQRGKYQPRRDMHTEALEELAESIKAQGVMQPIVVRPIGEGRYEIIAGERRWRATQIAGLDKIPAVIRDVPDEAAIAMALIENIQRENLNPIEEAVALKRLQDEFELTHAEVAQAVGKSRTTITNLLRLIALSDEVKTLLEHGDLEMGHARALLTLEADAQRAIARQIVAKGLSVRQTEALVRLHQENKNQDKAKPEVQVSADIRRLQDQLSETLGAGVEIQHGNKGKGKLVISYNSLDELDGILGHIK, from the coding sequence ATGTCGACTAAACGCAAAGGATTAGGAAAAGGCTTGGATGCACTCTTGAGTGCAGGTTTGGGCGTAACTGCGCCCGCGCCGGAAATGCCGCTTGATCCTGCCGAGGTGGATAGCAAACTGGATTACCGCGACGGCAAACTCGCCCACTTACCAGTGGAATTAATTCAGCGCGGTAAGTACCAACCGCGTCGCGATATGCATACCGAAGCACTGGAAGAGTTGGCCGAGTCGATCAAAGCCCAAGGTGTGATGCAGCCCATTGTGGTGCGCCCGATTGGCGAAGGCCGTTACGAAATTATTGCCGGTGAGCGCCGCTGGCGTGCTACGCAAATTGCCGGGTTGGACAAAATCCCCGCCGTTATTCGCGATGTACCGGACGAAGCTGCCATCGCCATGGCGCTGATTGAAAATATCCAGCGCGAAAATCTCAATCCCATCGAAGAAGCCGTCGCACTCAAGCGCTTGCAGGATGAATTTGAATTAACCCACGCCGAAGTTGCACAAGCAGTGGGTAAATCGCGGACCACCATCACCAATTTGCTGCGCCTGATTGCACTGAGCGATGAGGTTAAAACCCTGCTCGAACACGGCGATCTGGAAATGGGTCACGCCCGTGCACTGCTCACCCTGGAAGCCGATGCCCAGCGTGCGATTGCCCGCCAGATTGTTGCCAAGGGGTTATCGGTTCGCCAGACCGAGGCGTTGGTGCGCTTGCATCAGGAAAACAAAAATCAGGACAAGGCAAAACCCGAGGTGCAGGTGTCGGCGGATATCCGCCGCCTGCAGGACCAACTGTCGGAAACCCTGGGTGCCGGTGTTGAGATCCAGCATGGCAACAAGGGCAAGGGTAAGTTGGTCATCAGCTACAACTCCCTTGATGAACTCGATGGCATTCTTGGGCATATCAAATAA